The DNA region ACAAGTGTTTTGCTTCCCTGTTCACCGATCGTGCGATTTCCTACCGCACCATCAAGGGCTTCAGTCACTTTGATGTGGCCCTTTCCGTGGGGGTGCAAAAGATGGTGCGCTCTGACCTGGCCACTTCTGGAGTGATGTTCTCGATTGATACCGAAACGGGCTTCAAGAATGCCGCTCTCGTTACTGCCGCTTACGGTCTGGGTGAAAATGTGGTGCAGGGAGCCGTCAACCCGGATGAATACTTTGTCTTTAAGCCGACCCTGAAGCAGGGCTACAAGCCAATCCTGGAAAAACGGTTGGGCAGTAAGGAAATCAAGATGGTGTATGACATTGGCGGCAGTAAGCTGACCAAGAATATTCCGGTTCCCGAACCCGATCGCAAAAAATACGCCCTCAGCGATGATGAAATTCTCACCCTGGCGAAGTGGGCCTGCATCATCGAAGACCACTATTCTGAAGTTCGGGGTGTCTACACGCCGATGGATATTGAGTGGGCGAAAGATGGCTTAACGGGTGAACTCTTTATCGTCCAGGCTCGTCCTGAAACGGTGCAATCTCAGAAGTCCGGTAATGTACTTCGTAATTACAAACTGCAAGGCACGGGTGACGTCATCGTCAGAGGTCGTGCAGTTGGTGAGATGATTGGCCAGGGTAAGGCGCGTGTGATTCTGGATGTTCATAAAATCGATGAATTCCAGGCTGGCGAAGTGCTGGTGACTAACAAGACCGACCCGGATTGGGAACCGATTATGAAAAAGGCCAGCGCGATCGTCACCAACCAGGGCGGACGCACCTGTCATGCGGCGATCATTGCCCGGGAGATGGGGATTCCCGCGATCGTCGGGTGTGGTGACGCAACCGGAGTGATTAAAAACGGTCAGGACATCACCGTATCCTGCTCAGAAGGAGAAGAAGGTCGGGTTTATAGCGGTCTGGTGCCCTTTGAAGTGGTGGAAACGGAACTCGATAATCTGCCGCGCACCAAGACCCAGATCTTGATGAATGTGGGCAACCCGGAAGAAGCCTTTGGGCTGGCCTCTGTTCCCTGCGATGGGGTGGGTCTGGCGCGGCTGGAGTTCATCATTGCCAACCACATCAAAGCCCACCCACTGGCGTTGATGCACTTCGATCAATTGCAAGACGAATCGGTGAAACGAGAAATCGCTACTCTCACCGCACTCTACACCCACAAACCCGACTTCTTTGTCGATAAAGTGGCTCAGGGAATTGGCCTGATTGCGGCGGCCTTCTATCCCAAACCTGTTGTCGTTCGGATGTCTGACTTCAAGAGCAACGAGTATGCCAACCTGCTGGGCGGCAGACAGTTTGAACCCCATGAAGAAAACCCGATGATTGGCTGGCGGGGTGCCTCTCGCTACTATGACGAGAAATACCGCGATGCCTACGGGCTGGAATGCAAGGCGCTGAAACGAGTCCGGGATGAAATGGGCCTCACCAACGTGATTCCCATGATCCCCTTCTGCCGCACTCCCGATGAAGGCCGCAAGGTGCTGGCAGAAATGGAAAAACACGGACTGAAACGGGGTGAAAACGGTCTGCAAGTCTACGTGATGTGTGAAATTCCCAATAACGTGATTCTGGCTGAGCAATTCAGTGAGGTCTTTGATGGCTTCTCGATCGGATCCAATGATTTGACTCAGCTCACCCTGGGCCTCGATCGCGACTCGGCTCTGGTGGCCCACATCTTCGACGAACGGAATGAAGGTGTGAAGGAAATGGTACGTCAGGTGATCGCCCGCGCCAAAGCCAAAGGCCGCAAAGTCGGCATCTGTGGTCAGGCTCCCAGCGATTACCCCGAATTCGCCCGCTTCCTGGTGGAACAAGGCATCGACTCCATCAGCCTCAACCCCGACTCTGTACTGAAGACGCTGCTGGATATTGCCAAAACGGAGGAGGCGATCGGACGTTAAGCTCGTCTGCTAAATTCAGCACGATAAGTTGAAGAGTTTCATGGTCACGCTTTCCAGGTGTGGCCATGAAACTTTTTATCCATCCAGGGGACTTCTAACTCCTCGTCCACCTCGATTCAGTACATGAGTGTAAATCATCGTCGTTTTCACATCCTTATGTCCCAATAACTCTTGCACAGTGCGAATGTCATAGCCGTCCTGCAATAAATGTGTAGCAAAGCTATGCCGAAGCGTATGGCAACTGACTCGCTTCTGAATGTTGGCTAAAAATACTGCCTGCTTAAGATTCTTCTGAACATTGGATGGATGCAGATGATAGCGTCCAATTTGGCCACTGTGGGAATCGCGACGCCGACTTTTGGCAGGAAATACAAATTGCCAGATCCACTGACGATTAGCATTGGGATATTTGCGATCAAGGGCATAGGGTAACATTACGGCTCCAAAACCCAGCTTCAAATCCATTTCATGCCAGCGCTTAACAATTTGTAGATGTTGAGTCAGTGAGTCAATTAACACATCCGGTAATGGTGTGACCCGACTTTCTCTTCCTTTGGTATCCCGCACAATAATTTGATGTTGGGCAAAATCTAAATCTTTGATTCGGAGGTTCAACCCTTCTCGAAGCCGCAACCCGCTGCCATAGAGAATCTGGGCGACCAGTCTAGCAACCCCACTCATTTGATTGAGAACC from Leptodesmis sichuanensis A121 includes:
- the ppsA gene encoding phosphoenolpyruvate synthase; this translates as MVATIENRDAVQSSRENALVLWFEEVGIADIPLVGGKNASLGEMIQQLNSKGVNVPTGFATTAYAFRYFIERAGLEEKLRQLFSDLDVEDMNNLRERGRQARSLILHTPFPAELEAAITQAYLKLCERYNGSSDFCDRLAPDQQEECKRYSVNTDVAVRSSATAEDLPDASFAGQQETYLNVYGVNAVLDACHKCFASLFTDRAISYRTIKGFSHFDVALSVGVQKMVRSDLATSGVMFSIDTETGFKNAALVTAAYGLGENVVQGAVNPDEYFVFKPTLKQGYKPILEKRLGSKEIKMVYDIGGSKLTKNIPVPEPDRKKYALSDDEILTLAKWACIIEDHYSEVRGVYTPMDIEWAKDGLTGELFIVQARPETVQSQKSGNVLRNYKLQGTGDVIVRGRAVGEMIGQGKARVILDVHKIDEFQAGEVLVTNKTDPDWEPIMKKASAIVTNQGGRTCHAAIIAREMGIPAIVGCGDATGVIKNGQDITVSCSEGEEGRVYSGLVPFEVVETELDNLPRTKTQILMNVGNPEEAFGLASVPCDGVGLARLEFIIANHIKAHPLALMHFDQLQDESVKREIATLTALYTHKPDFFVDKVAQGIGLIAAAFYPKPVVVRMSDFKSNEYANLLGGRQFEPHEENPMIGWRGASRYYDEKYRDAYGLECKALKRVRDEMGLTNVIPMIPFCRTPDEGRKVLAEMEKHGLKRGENGLQVYVMCEIPNNVILAEQFSEVFDGFSIGSNDLTQLTLGLDRDSALVAHIFDERNEGVKEMVRQVIARAKAKGRKVGICGQAPSDYPEFARFLVEQGIDSISLNPDSVLKTLLDIAKTEEAIGR
- a CDS encoding integron integrase, whose amino-acid sequence is MSTSPKLFDRLHEEFRRRHYSYETEKSYIHWIKEFIRFHNMTPPRDLGAEAIEAFLTHLAIHKRVAASTQNQAFSALIFLYREVYHLDTDWNLDALRARTTRYVPTVLSREETIAVLNQMSGVARLVAQILYGSGLRLREGLNLRIKDLDFAQHQIIVRDTKGRESRVTPLPDVLIDSLTQHLQIVKRWHEMDLKLGFGAVMLPYALDRKYPNANRQWIWQFVFPAKSRRRDSHSGQIGRYHLHPSNVQKNLKQAVFLANIQKRVSCHTLRHSFATHLLQDGYDIRTVQELLGHKDVKTTMIYTHVLNRGGRGVRSPLDG